In Desulfosporosinus youngiae DSM 17734, the genomic stretch TCAACTTTGGCACCTCGGTTTCCTATGCGCGGGCTATCTGTGAGAAAGCCAAACTTATTATTCTGGAAGTTAATGATCAAGTTCCTTGGGTTTTAGGCGGAGAGCAGGAATGTATTCACATTTCTGAAGTGGATTATATCGTAGAAAAAAGCTATCCGTTGCCTACTCTGCCGCCGGCTAAACAGGAAACTGAAGCTGAAAAGGCTATCGCCTCACTATTAATTGAAGAAATCGAAGATGGAAGTTGCTTGCAATTTGGGATAGGGGGCATGCCTAATACCATAGCGAAGATGATAGCGGACAGTGATCTGAAAAATTTAGGCATTCATTCTGAAATGGCTACTACCTCATACATCGATCTGATTCTGAAAGGCAAAGTCAATGGAGCAATGAAGAATATTGACAAGTATAAGACGGTGTTTACCTTCGCCATGGGAACCCAGCAGCTTTATGATTTTCTCCACAGAAATCCGGCTTTTGCAAGCTTTCCGGTGGATATAACCAATCATCCGAACAGGATTGCCTTAAATGACAAACAAATTGCGATAAATAATACGGTTGAAATTGATCTGTTTGGGCAGATCAGCTCAGAGTCATCAGGTATCCGACAGATATCAGGAACCGGTGGGCAAATGGATTTTACCATGGGAGCCGCCCAATCCAAAGGGGGTAAACCCTTTATTTGCTTGACTTCAACCACGATGCAAGGTGGGAAGTTAATATCTAGAATCGTGCCCAGCATCAAGACGTTTTCTGCTGTTACTTGTCCTCGGACATTTGCTCCAACAATCGTCACAGAATATGGTAAAGCTCAGTTAACGGGTAAATCTACGTTTAAGCGAGCAGAAATGTTGATCGAGTTAGCCCATCCGGATTTCCGGGAAGATTTGATAAAAGCTGCACAAGCACAGAACATCTGGACCAGGACTAATAAGATTTCTTAGCTATTCTGAGGTATGGTCTATAACAAGAAGTTACTAAAAAGTCATTTAAGTTAATATAAGTGATAATAATTGCAAGATAGGCCAAGCCAAAAGACAGGGCCTATCTTGTAATTATAATTTTGGTGATATCCACTTGACAATGATAGATTATTTTAATGCAACCCTGGTGAATACCTTTGGTAAAGCATATGTCTGGTCTCGATATGGAGAAGACAAGAATAACAAATTAATTGGTCAGGAGGTTATATTTTGAAACTAGATTCTTTTTTAGAAGTTGCAGATATAATACAAAACCTCTATGATACAGAGGTAGCTGTCACACTGTTAGATACAGAAAAGGTATTGGCTGCTTATCCCGGACCACGTATTAACTTAAAGCTCAAACCAGGAGATCTTTTCAAAACAAAAGGTACAGCTGCTTATGAAGCCCTAACAACCGGTCGCCGTATTGTCAAACGTGTTTCGAAATCGGTTTTTGGTGTACCTTATGTGGGAATTGCCCAGCCAATCATAGAAAATGGAACTACAGTTGGGGTTATTTCTGTAAGTGTATCAACCGAGGAATACGATAATATTTTAACGATTGGGAAAGAGATACTTACTGCAGTGGAAGAAATCTCTGCTACGTCTGAAAATTTCTCCGCAAATGCCGAGGAACTTGCAGCAACAGCTAAGATGATGATTGAAGAAACAAATAAGGTTATTGCGGATGTCAAACATACTAATAATGTGACCACTCGAATTGGAGAAATTTCAGCACAAAGTAATATTCTCAGTCTTAATGCATCGATCGAGGCTGCACGGGCAGGGGAACATGGTCGAGGTTTTTCTGTGGTTGCTAATGAGATCGGAAAGTTAGCTGAATCTACAAAGAGCTCGACTCGTGAAATTTCATCAGATCTCAATAGAGTCAAAGAGTCTGTTAGTAGTTTAATAGAGTCCATAAGACAACTTAGTGGAGTTACAGATTCTCAAGCTATCTCAGCTACTGAATTATCCCATGCTATATTACACATTACACGAATGGTGGAGCAACTTGTTAAGCAAGATGAAAAAGATTTTAATAATTAATCCAACTTTCACATAGCGAAAGTTGGATTTTCATGGTTTTTTTGTATTTATTGGCTTGATTGTCGAGACCCATAACAAAAAGGCCATCATTGTTTATGGAAATGTCGACAGGATCCTCATTGACACTATTGACCATCCTCCTAATCCGATGATTTCAATTGTTCCAGCCTTGACCAAAATTATCTGATTATTTTAAAAATACTTTACAAAAGCAATGTTGCCCTTGTATAATGTTTACAAAAGATACAAAAATGAGGTATATATATGGGGAACTGTACACATGCGGTTACAACTAGCTCTTTTCCTAAATGGGATCGAGAATTGTTATTTGAAATCCTTAATCATATTCATGATGTGGTACTGGTTATAGATTCCAATACAACCATTGTGTATGCTAATGAGGCTTATGCCAAAATTTTAGGGGTACCCATCTCTAAAGTCTTAGGACGCAGGTTGGATACCATTGAACCTGGTGCCAAGACAATCGAAGTTTTGCATACAGGCAAGACTAGTCACGATCGACGAAGCTATCTGGATTCTCTTGGTATAGATGTGATAGGAAGTACGTTTCCATTATATAATGGAAGGAAAATAATCGGCTGCGTTTCGACCTTTAAGAATATCACTGACGTTGTCGAACTCAATCGTGAGTTGACGCAAACAAAGGGAGTCACTGACTATCTGAAAGAACAATTAGAACAAGATAAATATTTGCCTAACTCTTTTAGTGAATATGTAGGTCAAAATCGTCGCTTGAAGGAAACCTTATTGTTGGCGGCTAAGGTAGCGAAAACAGATAGTACTGTATTGATTCTTGGTGAAAGCGGTGTGGGCAAAGAAGTATTGGCCAGGGCTGTTCACAATTGCAGCCGCCGTAAGCACAAGCCTATGATTAAGGTGAATTGTGCTGCCATTCCGGAGCATTTGATCGAAAGCGAACTCTTCGGGTATGAAACTGGAGCGTTTACGGGAGCAAAAAAAGGAGGCAAACTTGGTAAGTTTGAACTGGCTCATAATGGAACGATTTTCATGGATGAAATTGGAGATATGAGCCTTACCATGCAGGCTAAGTTATTACGCGTATTGCAAGAAAAGGAATTTGAACGGATAGGAGGCACTAAGGCGACTAAAGTTGATATCCGGGTGATCGCCGCCACTAATAGAGATCTGGAAGGAATGATTGAAAAAGGGACTTTCAGAAGTGACCTTTATTATAGACTAAATATTGTTCCCCTAAAGCTGACCCCGTTACGTGAGCGAAGAGATGATATAATAAGGCTGGCAAAAACATTTCTTAATCAGTTCTCTAAAGAACTGGGCCGTGAGCTTATTTTGTCTCCCCAAGTAGTAAAGCATCTCAAGGCCTATGATTGGCCAGGAAATATCAGGGAACTCAAGAATATTATCGAACATGCCAGTATAGTTTGCAGCAGTGAGGTTATAAAACCTAATCATTTGCCGGATCATATCCTATCGAAAAAGAATTATTCAGGAGTTCAGGGTAGGTCCTACGATGTAAAAGAAAGCGTCGCCAAGGTGGAAAAGGAGTTAATTTTAGCAGCTTTATCAGCATATGATAATAACCGCTCTAAAGCCTTAAGGGCATTGGGGATTTCTAGAAAATCGTTTTACGATAAGTTACACCGCTATGGAATAGAAAGATGATTTCAATTAAAAAGCGGTCTGTTTCACTGCCGAAGTGGAAGAGACCGCTTTTGCTTCACTATATTATGCAAAAAACAATTTAGCAACTGAGTAGGTGATATCATTTTCTGTGATGTGTAAAATAAACACCGTGTAAGGAAAGGAATGAAGCAATTGACAAGCAAGCTTCGTATTGATTTTCATGTTCATATGGGGATATACACGTATCACCAGACGTGGGTGACTGAGTGGATGAAGCAATCTCATCCTGTGGGTTATGAGGACTATATAAAGCATTACAACGACCCGGGAGCTTTTGAAGAATTGTTGACGTCAGAAGGAGTCGATTATGCCTGTGTGCTTGCGGAATTGAGCCATATAACGACAGGGGTATGTACCAACGAGCAAGTGCGAGACTTTTGTCGAGGCCGGTCAAGGCTAATACCATTTTGTGATATTAATCCCTACATTTATACGAACTTGGGAGATGAACTGCGCAACAAAGTTGAAAACGAGGGTTTCCGGGGCGTGAAATTGTATCCCTCTTATCAACACTACTACCTTAACGAGCAGAGAATGTATCCCCTCTACCAGGCGGCCCAAGATTTAGATATCCCCGTCTTAATTCATACAGGGTCATCAGTGTTTAAAGGCTCACGCATGAAGTATGGCGACCCTCTGCACTTGGATGATGTAGCAGTCGATTTCCCCAAGCTGAAGCTGGTTATGGCCCACTCCGGTCGGGGGTTCTGGTACGACAAGGCTTTCTTTCTCTCCAGACTGCATGCTAATGTCTATATGGAGATTTCTGGTCTGCCTCCGGCTAAACTTCTGACGTACTTTCCCGAGCTGGCCCGCAATACGGATAAAGTCATTTTTGGAAGCGATTGGCCGGGCATGCCAAGAATTAAGCAGAATATGGATACTATTTGTAAGCTGCCTCTACCTTCCGAGGGTATAGAAGATATGCTTGGCGGTAATGCTGCTAAGTTATTGGGACTATAATTTGGGCTGACATAATAGAGAAACTTAACTCAATTTACAAGTAAAGCTTACCACGATGTATAATTTCAGCAATGCAAGGCATTGATCTGAAATCACCATGGTGAGTTATTTTTTTTCTTATAGTTATTTTGTAATCTTTCAACCCTAAGAGCTATTTGCAGGAGATTACTGCCTTGAAGGAGAATAGTTTGAAGGACGATTACTCGGGATCATTAGTTTATTATGTGTGACCCTGAATTAGCGAATTGGGGTAAATAAGAAAACTCCGAGGAATTCCTCGGAGTTTAAGTTGCCGTGAATATAGTGTTCACTGAGGATAGGTACTAGCTGATGGGGAATTGTCCATCATATCCATCTCATCATCTTCATAGCATCCGCACCCGCGTGATACAATAGAAAGACCATATCTTTCTGATTTTCGTCCCAGCAAAAATGCTACAATAAGACTAAGCAGAAAAAACATCCCATGGCTATGATAGTGTTTTTGATGAAAAAACATTTAATAATCCCTCCTTTAGTTTTATCATAGCCTCAATAAGTTAGATTCATCCGGGAAATTTAAGGAAAAAACTTGGAGGTTTGTTATGCGTTATGAAGTATTGTTATGGGATCTGGATGGAACATTGACAGATCCTAAGGAAGGAATTACCCGCTCAGTTCAATACGCTCTAAATCAATTAGATTATCCCAGCCCAGAAGCGGATAACCTCGTTTGGGTAATCGGCCCGCCCTTGAAAGAAAGCTTTAAGACCTTGCTACAAACCACGGATGAAGCGCTATTGAATCAAGCTGTCGGGTTTTATAGAGAGCGTTTTCAAGAGAAGGGGCTCTATGAAAATATTGTGTACCCGGGAATTTCCGAATTACTGTTACAGTTAAAAGAAGAGGGTTGTAAGCATTTGTTGGCAACATCAAAACCCAGGGTCTTTGCCAAGAAAATCCTGCAGCATTTCTCATTAGATAAGTATTTTGATGTTATCATGGGAAGTGAGTTGAATGGTCAATTTGTTGAAAAGGAAGCTTTAATCGAGGAAGTTCTAAAAAAAGCTCCGATAAGTTCAAGGTCCAGAACTGTGATGATAGGAGACCGCAAGTATGATGTTCATGGGGCCAGAGCTAATCATATAGATGTTATCTCTGTCGGATATGGATACGGTACGATTGAAGAATTACAGGCTGTGCACCCAGATTTTATCGTACCGAGTGTCCAGGAGTTAGGAAGACTGCTTTTTCAACAAGACATCCTGTGATTACTACATTCCCTATCAGCGTTCTCTGACTGAACCATAGGATTGATTATCGCGGCGTTATGGGTTTGTCAATGGGCATCTGTGTTGTCGGGTAACGGACAGCGGCATCTAAATAGACATAATTTTCGTCTCTTTCTTGTCGGACCATGCCTACGATCCCTGAATCCTTAGTTTTTTTCAGATATTGATGAACAACAAATTGATAGGCACGCTCATCCCAGGGGTCTAAAAAATCAGCAACTGTATTGAAATAGGTTTCAATGGGAATTTTAAGATGATGATGGTAAATTTGTAGGGTTGTATCCGGTGATTGCATAAAAACTCCTCCTTTAAGGTTTAGTCTAGGAATAAAGATCAAAAAATATGTACCAACTAAGGAGGGTGAGTATGGAGAAAACAGTGACAGAGTCAGCCGATGGGGAAGGCCCACGTCTGAATCGAAGATTGAATTGGGTAGATTTAGCTCTGGTTTTAGGTGGAGTTGGGGTCATATATGTCGTCTTGGCTTTCGGAACTCTTTGGCTAATGAAGCTATGGCCTCATGAGCGCATTCTGATGTATTTAAATGCGTTTATGACTCAGTTATCATTTGCATTATTGATCTGGATATTAAAAAAAGTCCGTCATTGGCAATGGTCGGATATGGGTTGGCGGGGCGTGCCGTTAAGAACGATTCTGTCGAAGGTTTTAGGATTATATGCAATGACTTGGGTCATTAATATATGTTATGCTCTTGCCCTTTTTTACTATGGATTTACTCCGCCGGAAACGGATGTCTACTCTGAGTTATTAGGAAATGTTACTTGGCTGACATTAATCCTTAATTTGCTTTTGGCGGGAGTTTTGGCACCCATTGTGGAAGAAACTTTATTTCGGGGAGTGATCTTTGGCAGCTTGCAGGCGTACTTGGGGAAATGGACAGCAGCCGCAGTTAGTGCCGCAATTTTTTCCTCTCTGCATTTCCAAGCGTATGGATTTTTCCCGCGCTTTGTATTAGGGATAGTTCTGGTATATCTTTATGATAAATATAAATCTCTCTATCCTTCGGTTGCGTTACATGCCTTGAATAATATAGCGGCTACAGTGATTGCGGCTGGCTTATTAGTTGAGTAAAGGAGCGGTATATGATGAAGAAAAGGCAGCATCAAGCATTGCAGATTGCGATCGATGGCCCTGCAGGTGCGGGGAAAAGTACAGTTGCCAAGATAGTAGCAAAACAATTGCAGCTTTTCTATCTCGATACCGGTGCCATGTATCGTGCAATCGCTTATAAAGTCCTTAAAAGCGGAGTGTCGATGGAGGAGGAAGCTCGGGTAAGTCAAATTGCGAAACATACTGAAGTGGTTCTTGACCATTCAGAGGAACGGACGGTTTGGTGTGATGGAGAAGATGTTACTCAGCAAATACGCAGTCCTGAAGTATCGCGAGCTGTTTCTGTTGTAGCAGCTTATCCTGAAGTTAGAGAACGTTTGGTTGAACTTCAGCGCAGGGAGGCTGAACGCGGCGGAGTCGTAATGGATGGGCGGGATATTGGCACACACGTTCTGCCGAAAGCGGATTTGAAAATCTTTTTAACAGCCACACCTGAAGAACGGGCCAAGCGACGATGGAAAGAGCTGAAGATGGCTGGCAAAGATGTCAGCTTCGAAGAGGTCGCTCAAGATATGGTGCAGCGTGACCGTGAGGATACTGAACGGGAGATTTCTCCGCTTAAACCAGCTGGGGATGCAATTATACTTGATACAACGGGGTTAAGTGTCGATGAACTTGTAGCCAAAATTTTGATGTTGGCGCAGGAGGTAGTACCATGACGTTATATGGTTTGGCCAAGAGACTATTTCGTCTCCAGTTCAAACTGATGAGATGGAAGGTACAAGGCTCGGAAAATATGCCGAATGACGGCCCTGTTATTTTGGTAATTAACCACCTCAGTATGTGGGATCCCGTAGTGGCTGCTTGTAGTGTCACTCGTCGGGTCTCCTTTATGGCTAAAGAAGAATTGTTTACTATACCTGTTTTAGGTAAGATTTTTTCCAGACTTGGTGCATTTCCTGTGAAACGTGGGCAGGGTGATATGAATGCAATTCGACAATCTTTGGCAATCTTAAAAGGAGGAGGGGTTTTAGGACTTTTTCCGGAAGGAACGCGAACTAAGACCGGAAAGATTCAGAAAGGTATGCCGGGAATGGTTCTTCTGATGGAAAAAAGCCAAGCGTCGGTTGTCCCCGTAAAGGTTGGCGGAACACCGAGTATGTTCATAAAAGGATGGGGAAAAATTTCAGTTGTTATTGGTAAACCTCTCACGGCTCAGATGCTAAAGGCTCCGGAAGGCGTGGAGAACCGCCGCGAATGGATTGCTGCCCGCATTATGCAGGCGATGACCGAATTACCTGAAGCAAAGTAATGTAAAAACTCCTATCATAGCAGGAATTTTGGAGCAGAATAGAGAATTAGTTCTTTACAATTTTTAGGGAGGTCCTTGCTTTTGAAAGTCAAACGTGCAGCAAAGGCCGGGTTCTGCTTTGGTGTGAAGCGTGCCCTTGATATGGCTGAACGAACAGCGGAAACGTCACATGCTGTATCACTTGGGCCGCTCATTCATAATCAACAGGTGGTAAAGCGCTTAGCAGAACGTGGTATTCAGGTTGTTGAAGATTTGGACGAGCTTACAAGCCGACAAGCCTTGATTATCCGATCCCATGGGGTAGCACCCCTTGTTTATCAAAAGGCTGAAATAAAAGGCATCCAAGTGGTAGACGCAACGTGTCCATTTGTTCAGAAGGCCCAGCGATTGGCGGCTGAGTCTTCTAAGATGGGGCAGCAAGTCATTGTTATGGGAGATAAACTTCATCCTGAGGTGCAGGGGATTCTGGGTTGGGCAGGGGAAGAAGCAATACCTATCCAAACAGTTGAAGAAGCCAAAGAACTGCCATTTTACCCTCATCTGGCAGTTTTGGCTCAGACAACCCAACTGGCCGAGAATTTTGCAGGAATTGTCGAAGAACTAAAATCTCATACGGAGGATTTAATTGTTCATAATACAATCTGTAATGCAACTGCAGAACGTCAAAAGGCTGCCCGTGAGTTAGCAGAAACAGTGGATATTATGGTGGTAGTCGGGGGGAGAAATAGTGCAAATACCCGAAAATTAGCGAGTATCTGTGCGGAACGTACAAAAACATATCTGATTGAAACCGCAGAAGAATTGGAAGACGTCTGGTTTAAAGAAGCAAAGATTGCAGGCCTGACCGCAGGGGCTTCTACCCCAGATTGGATAATCGAGGAGGTTTATAAAAAAATGACAGAAATGAATGAGCAGGAAATGGATATGTCGGCTTGGGTAGATAGCTGTCCGGAACTTCATCAGGGTACAAGGGTTACCGGCACTGTGGTGAAAATTACAAGAGAGGAAATCTTTGTTGATATTGGTTGGAAATGTGAGGGAGTCATACCGATAAACGAACTATCCGCGACGAAAAAAACCAGTCCTGAAGATACGGTTGCCATTGGTGATCAAATCACCGCCGTTGTTCTTCGTGTGGAAAATGAAGAAGGCCATACAGTTCTTTCAAAACGAAAAGCGGATGAAGAAGGAGCTAAGGAACGGTTAGAGAAAATTGCGGAAAGTAAGGAAGAAATTCAG encodes the following:
- the cmk gene encoding (d)CMP kinase gives rise to the protein MMKKRQHQALQIAIDGPAGAGKSTVAKIVAKQLQLFYLDTGAMYRAIAYKVLKSGVSMEEEARVSQIAKHTEVVLDHSEERTVWCDGEDVTQQIRSPEVSRAVSVVAAYPEVRERLVELQRREAERGGVVMDGRDIGTHVLPKADLKIFLTATPEERAKRRWKELKMAGKDVSFEEVAQDMVQRDREDTEREISPLKPAGDAIILDTTGLSVDELVAKILMLAQEVVP
- a CDS encoding amidohydrolase family protein; this translates as MKQLTSKLRIDFHVHMGIYTYHQTWVTEWMKQSHPVGYEDYIKHYNDPGAFEELLTSEGVDYACVLAELSHITTGVCTNEQVRDFCRGRSRLIPFCDINPYIYTNLGDELRNKVENEGFRGVKLYPSYQHYYLNEQRMYPLYQAAQDLDIPVLIHTGSSVFKGSRMKYGDPLHLDDVAVDFPKLKLVMAHSGRGFWYDKAFFLSRLHANVYMEISGLPPAKLLTYFPELARNTDKVIFGSDWPGMPRIKQNMDTICKLPLPSEGIEDMLGGNAAKLLGL
- a CDS encoding lysophospholipid acyltransferase family protein, with protein sequence MTLYGLAKRLFRLQFKLMRWKVQGSENMPNDGPVILVINHLSMWDPVVAACSVTRRVSFMAKEELFTIPVLGKIFSRLGAFPVKRGQGDMNAIRQSLAILKGGGVLGLFPEGTRTKTGKIQKGMPGMVLLMEKSQASVVPVKVGGTPSMFIKGWGKISVVIGKPLTAQMLKAPEGVENRREWIAARIMQAMTELPEAK
- a CDS encoding bifunctional 4-hydroxy-3-methylbut-2-enyl diphosphate reductase/30S ribosomal protein S1 codes for the protein MKVKRAAKAGFCFGVKRALDMAERTAETSHAVSLGPLIHNQQVVKRLAERGIQVVEDLDELTSRQALIIRSHGVAPLVYQKAEIKGIQVVDATCPFVQKAQRLAAESSKMGQQVIVMGDKLHPEVQGILGWAGEEAIPIQTVEEAKELPFYPHLAVLAQTTQLAENFAGIVEELKSHTEDLIVHNTICNATAERQKAARELAETVDIMVVVGGRNSANTRKLASICAERTKTYLIETAEELEDVWFKEAKIAGLTAGASTPDWIIEEVYKKMTEMNEQEMDMSAWVDSCPELHQGTRVTGTVVKITREEIFVDIGWKCEGVIPINELSATKKTSPEDTVAIGDQITAVVLRVENEEGHTVLSKRKADEEGAKERLEKIAESKEEIQAEVVEVVKGGLVVDVGLRGFVPASQIQPGYVEDLNQFLGQTLRLRMIDYDPAKRKVVLSQKVILEEERAIKRTQLLETLKEGDVVSGTVRRMADFGAFIDIGGIDGLLHISDMAYTRIKHPSEILTIGDEVEVQVLKLEPQSGKVSLGLKQLKESPWEQASVNFPVGSIVNGKVVRITSFGAFVGLGEGVDGLVHISQLADHRVNKVEDVVKVGDMVSVKVMDCKPEEKRMSLSIREAIADSNKEIDNQALASQSEIKPVTIGDALGDNLPTE
- a CDS encoding sigma-54 interaction domain-containing protein, with product MGNCTHAVTTSSFPKWDRELLFEILNHIHDVVLVIDSNTTIVYANEAYAKILGVPISKVLGRRLDTIEPGAKTIEVLHTGKTSHDRRSYLDSLGIDVIGSTFPLYNGRKIIGCVSTFKNITDVVELNRELTQTKGVTDYLKEQLEQDKYLPNSFSEYVGQNRRLKETLLLAAKVAKTDSTVLILGESGVGKEVLARAVHNCSRRKHKPMIKVNCAAIPEHLIESELFGYETGAFTGAKKGGKLGKFELAHNGTIFMDEIGDMSLTMQAKLLRVLQEKEFERIGGTKATKVDIRVIAATNRDLEGMIEKGTFRSDLYYRLNIVPLKLTPLRERRDDIIRLAKTFLNQFSKELGRELILSPQVVKHLKAYDWPGNIRELKNIIEHASIVCSSEVIKPNHLPDHILSKKNYSGVQGRSYDVKESVAKVEKELILAALSAYDNNRSKALRALGISRKSFYDKLHRYGIER
- a CDS encoding HAD hydrolase-like protein, yielding MRYEVLLWDLDGTLTDPKEGITRSVQYALNQLDYPSPEADNLVWVIGPPLKESFKTLLQTTDEALLNQAVGFYRERFQEKGLYENIVYPGISELLLQLKEEGCKHLLATSKPRVFAKKILQHFSLDKYFDVIMGSELNGQFVEKEALIEEVLKKAPISSRSRTVMIGDRKYDVHGARANHIDVISVGYGYGTIEELQAVHPDFIVPSVQELGRLLFQQDIL
- a CDS encoding CPBP family intramembrane glutamic endopeptidase, whose amino-acid sequence is MEKTVTESADGEGPRLNRRLNWVDLALVLGGVGVIYVVLAFGTLWLMKLWPHERILMYLNAFMTQLSFALLIWILKKVRHWQWSDMGWRGVPLRTILSKVLGLYAMTWVINICYALALFYYGFTPPETDVYSELLGNVTWLTLILNLLLAGVLAPIVEETLFRGVIFGSLQAYLGKWTAAAVSAAIFSSLHFQAYGFFPRFVLGIVLVYLYDKYKSLYPSVALHALNNIAATVIAAGLLVE
- a CDS encoding acetyl-CoA hydrolase/transferase family protein, which produces MFANEYRSKLRTPEEAVKVVKSGDWVFMSHFAMFPQALDEALAKRVGEVRDVMVRSVCATVSPKICAADPEKKSFTYMSGYFSGHERKLGQKGLCYYLPGNYSASPVNIRNGNMYPPDVALIQTTPPDNNGYFNFGTSVSYARAICEKAKLIILEVNDQVPWVLGGEQECIHISEVDYIVEKSYPLPTLPPAKQETEAEKAIASLLIEEIEDGSCLQFGIGGMPNTIAKMIADSDLKNLGIHSEMATTSYIDLILKGKVNGAMKNIDKYKTVFTFAMGTQQLYDFLHRNPAFASFPVDITNHPNRIALNDKQIAINNTVEIDLFGQISSESSGIRQISGTGGQMDFTMGAAQSKGGKPFICLTSTTMQGGKLISRIVPSIKTFSAVTCPRTFAPTIVTEYGKAQLTGKSTFKRAEMLIELAHPDFREDLIKAAQAQNIWTRTNKIS
- a CDS encoding methyl-accepting chemotaxis protein, with the translated sequence MKLDSFLEVADIIQNLYDTEVAVTLLDTEKVLAAYPGPRINLKLKPGDLFKTKGTAAYEALTTGRRIVKRVSKSVFGVPYVGIAQPIIENGTTVGVISVSVSTEEYDNILTIGKEILTAVEEISATSENFSANAEELAATAKMMIEETNKVIADVKHTNNVTTRIGEISAQSNILSLNASIEAARAGEHGRGFSVVANEIGKLAESTKSSTREISSDLNRVKESVSSLIESIRQLSGVTDSQAISATELSHAILHITRMVEQLVKQDEKDFNN